The following is a genomic window from Penaeus vannamei isolate JL-2024 chromosome 27, ASM4276789v1, whole genome shotgun sequence.
tatatatatatatatatatatatatatatatatatatatatatatatatatagtctatttcttttttatatctacatctcctcctctctctttctctctctctcatcatcaagATCGTCaacgtcatcaccatcaatatcaataatcatcattattctcctccttcccctccccctctttatctgcctcctctcctcctcctcctcctcctccatttctatctgcttctcataatcattatcaccgtcattatcataatcgtaattatcgccattatctttattcttcaatttctctacttattttctcgctctacctcactttcttcttccttctcctccttgtcttatTCGttaccttctctacctctctttttctctttctctttttcatcttcctctcttttcatcttcttcatctcttttactctttctctctttctctcatccttcttcttcttgcctttctccttccctttttcttcttcctcgctttctctctctcttcgtacctcctcctttttttcttcccgccgcttcctcctccaccttatgcAAGAAACATGGAGGGCAAGTGATGCAGGAAGGgttaggaggggataggggaggggaaactggaaggagggggagggggggaggagaaggaggagggaaggagaagggaggatggcatcggaggaaggaaggagggggaggggaggaggaggaggaggagggaaggagaagggaggatggcatcggaggaaggaaagagggggaaaggagttgACAGGAGGCAGGAGCTGTGGCGAGAGTACGAAGGACTTCCTGGCGCCAGATGCTCGGGCACCTCATCCTTAAAGGAGAGTCCCGTGCAGGGCGCTAGAATGCCGCGGTTGGTCCTGCGAGTCCTCGTCGTTGTGCCTCTTGCATGTGTgggttccggggggggggggggggaggggaggggaggggggagggggctggcagCGTGGGATTGGTGGTGAGAGGGGTGGTGAGGATTGTGTTGGTGGGGATGGTGGCGATGactgtgttggtggtgatggggggcgGTGGCTGTGGTGGTAGTGGGGATgactatggtggtggtgatagggtgATGACTATGatggagtggtggtgatggtgatgctatggaggagtggtgttgatggtgatgactgtgttggtggtggtgatgggggcgATGACTATGCTGGAGTGATGGTGATTACTGTGACGGTGGCGATGATTGTGGTGGAGTGGTGGTAAttactgtggtggtgatgatggcgatgactgtggtggtgatagtgatgtttgtgttgatggtggtggtgatgacagcgGTAGTGGTTATGGGGGCGATGActatggtgctggtggtgatgactgtgactggtgatgattttgattgtGATACTGGTAGATGCAatggtgttgatagtgatgatgacctTGATGTTGGTGAATGCTGATGGTGCATCTAGTGAAAGTAACGGAGAGGAAGATGGTGGTGTCGGTGTtcgtgaaggtggtggtgatcaCATTTTTGGTTGGTGATGACTACGGTTGCACTGGTGGTGAGGATTTCTgtattttattgatctatttacctTTTTTGGGAGCGTGGGAAAGGAGATCGATGATGCCTGTATACCTCTACGTATTCATATTAACTTACTGAAATTAGCTCACCTCTGCGATCCAACGATTTAAGTATTTAGTTATTACTCTTTTTGTGCAGAAAAAATACACAGATTGATAGTTTTGTTTCGTTTCGCATAGCATATGAAACAGATATATACGTAATGATAACTgtttttactattgttgctgtacctttttgtctattcatctgtctgtctatctgcctgcctgtctgtctacacacacacacacacacacacacacacacacacacacacacacacacacacacacacacacacacacacacacacacacacacacacacacacacacacacacacacacacacacacacacacacacacacacacacacacacacacacacagagataaatagggaggcagacagacacacagatcaatatacagcaacaacaattaaaaaCAGTGATATAGAAATGATCTGAatggctataaaaaaaaaattaactcaaGAAAACCCGCTAAAAATCTCTCCCCAACCAAAATACTTCGAGAGGCAGAAGCGACAGAGGGAGAATCTCGTCTTGTACGTGTTCGGGCTAAGCTTTGGGCGCCTCGCGTGAATAATGAAGGGACGTAACCTTtcgctctaaaaaaaaaagaaaaaaaaatcttttttcgaGAAAATGGGAATAtgccctttttgtttttttctttttagaaaacAAAAATGGTTGGATGAATGATTTATCAGTTCGTTTTCATGGATAgccttttttcatctttaaggaggctagtttttttttatatcttgaaGAGTCTGTAAGAGTCTTGTAaacatctatctccctccttgcattttttttttctttattctttctttccaaaCTTGACCGAAACTCAGAAAGCAGCAACAAAATgcaccatatatattttttctggctAAACCTTATCAgttcaaagagagagaagaaaaataacctTATCTCGAAAGTTGTTTAATTAAGCTTGTCTGTTttgtgtaaaagttttttttctttctttttttcttttcttttttcttcctcttaataAATTTCAGCCTCGTGTATATCCCGTCAGCCTGGAAATTGGTCTTGGCATTCCGAGGCATATATTTACTCCCGGATTAACCCCCTCGTATTTATAGTACCCCTTATCTCTCGCCCAATGAGCATCGcgcacattattatcatcatattcgctCCCTCCTTGCAGCTGTTCTTGATGCTGTTCCTGCTGGTTCCCGCTGTGATGATGATCGTGTGGCTGCTGGTGGGCCTCGCGACCTCGCCCGTGGTTTACCCGCTGGAGAACATCGACGTGGAGGCCGACGACCTGTCCCTGCTGGCGGAGGAGCCGGCCTACGCCCTTGTGGAGGAGTTCCTGGAGTCGTCCGAGGACAGCGAGGTCATGCGGCTGCAGCTGGCGAGCGCCATGGAGGAGGCGTCGAAGGACATCCAGCAGATCGTGGCCAGCGTTTCGGACGAGGCCGACTCCGCGCCACTGAACATCGACGTCGAGGAGGAAGTGCACCTCCTCAAGGACATAATGAGCGTCCTTTCCGACACGGCCGAAGAAAGCAATGCGGATGACAGTCCTGGCGACGGCGACGAAGACGGCGATGGCAACAGCGAGGGCGAGGCCGGCGAAGCCATTAAGACGGACGAATCGATCAAGGGCACGCTGGAGGAGCATGACCCGCACCGGCCGGAGGAGGCCAGCGAGGGCGAGGCCATCCACCCTTCCCAGATGAAGCCCACGATGCTGCAGCTTCTCTACGTCAATATCCTTCGCTGTCGCAGTCACGGGGACATCGTGCTCGCCGAGTACATCCGCATGTACCGCCTCCTGAACGCCTTCCTGAGTAACTTCGGGAGCTTCGCCGCCGTTCAGACGCAGATGCTGGAAGATCGCATAAGAAATCTGGAGATCCGCTACCAAGGCGTAAATCGGGAGGAATATCAAAGCCTCTCCAGCATGATCCGCTTCGAGGACGCAGCTGGCACTGTCGGGGATATTGATCCGGTCTCCGGCACGATTCTATTTACGTGTCTGCAGCGCCACCTTCAGTATCTGTCCCTCGCCTTGCATGCGATTATTCCCCTCCCGAGGGACGAGCCTCTCCTGCACCCGTTCGAGTCGGCCTACAGGACCGTCCTGGCCAGCCACCACAACTGGTTCGTGGAGAAGTTCTACCTGGTGGGCCTGGCCATGCTGCCCTCCAAGGAGCAGGCCGTGGCCCACCTGAGGGCGAGTCAGGGCGAGTACGTCAGCATGGAGGACTTGATGTCGAGTCTGCGGCTGGTCGTGCGAGAGCTAGACGAGCTCACGGAGGCGACGGAGGTGGTCCTCGAGACGAGCGGCGTCCTCGGGAGGATCCCCACACAGGTTGTCACGTGAGGGTTGTAAAACCTAAGTTATACCGACTTTTTATTCGTTCTTTGGATGGAAGAAAATACATTTttgtaaataaaacatttaattgATTGTAAAATCCTTCTAATTTCTTATATCCATGCAACATTTTCATCAGGATAAGAGAAGACCTTGTTTACAATATATACACGGTGAGTACTGTCAAGATAACAGGTGATGCATATGCCAATATAAAGATGGTGACGCCAGCCTGCATGCAAAAGGCATCCATGGTGTGGATCTTCTGGAAATCCTTTAAGAAAATTCTCTTCAGATGCGATGCTCGGCCAGAAACCACCATCTCCATACCAGGGTTGAGTAAATTATCTGTACACGGAGCAGGATTGCTTGCCTTGAGTTTCTTATTGGCAAATAAATTACGTACGAGATGCAAACGATGATTTATTGACTAGTTAGAAAATGACTAGGAACCTCACTGCCAAGTTTCTTGATCACATGTACCATTACCTTAAACGAATGGAAAGGGACGAGAAACTTGCAAGTTGGAAGTATAAGAATAACATAAAACGTGTTTGGGCTAAAGTTACAAAGCCGAAGCTTTATAACCTGTCTATTAAATAACCATTAAATAATGGCGAACAGCGTTTTCAACAgggaaattaaaaaatatatttatatgatacatgCTCTCTTGATAAACAGTTCATTAATGTTAAAATAGTGAATATAACAGAGACTGTAACTATGACAGGCGCCTTTACCTCCACGTTATAAATAATTTGTAAAAAGAATTAATTTCTTGACAATAATAAACTCGTTGTGGCACTACAGCAAGACGCAACAGAACATGACATGATATGTGAAACAGACAACGGAAGGGCAAAGTACATCCattataaacaaatgataacacCACCGAGTAACAGGTTTTGGGGAAGGACAGGAACCCTCTGACTAGAGACATATCGCCCCTTGTATGAGAATAGCACCTTGTAAGAAATGTTATCTGGTCTTCTAATAATCTATATTAATCGGAACTGAAAAACCTTGTCTGATTTTTACGTGTTTTAACATTTTTTATGGCGGTCATTGGCTCCTGTCCAAGACGTAGCCTGCATCCACCGT
Proteins encoded in this region:
- the LOC113803671 gene encoding uncharacterized protein, whose amino-acid sequence is MADLDNLLNEQRSRGGEELAPSASTSASTLGKGSASDLSMNSPVEQQKLISSFLASKTSGGVTGAPSLAACKGTETHYESIRKRFEVKTLDETDICKGAVGQDKVKEADDSPPSTCSLKKPASARPEPSAAAPKEDVEKRSDLVKAEDLRKKLLSDLMAAGVGSKGADPAKKKRKDSELGGGKEGAGECHFGGWALFLMLFLLVPAVMMIVWLLVGLATSPVVYPLENIDVEADDLSLLAEEPAYALVEEFLESSEDSEVMRLQLASAMEEASKDIQQIVASVSDEADSAPLNIDVEEEVHLLKDIMSVLSDTAEESNADDSPGDGDEDGDGNSEGEAGEAIKTDESIKGTLEEHDPHRPEEASEGEAIHPSQMKPTMLQLLYVNILRCRSHGDIVLAEYIRMYRLLNAFLSNFGSFAAVQTQMLEDRIRNLEIRYQGVNREEYQSLSSMIRFEDAAGTVGDIDPVSGTILFTCLQRHLQYLSLALHAIIPLPRDEPLLHPFESAYRTVLASHHNWFVEKFYLVGLAMLPSKEQAVAHLRASQGEYVSMEDLMSSLRLVVRELDELTEATEVVLETSGVLGRIPTQVVT